Proteins co-encoded in one Megalops cyprinoides isolate fMegCyp1 chromosome 1, fMegCyp1.pri, whole genome shotgun sequence genomic window:
- the rnf151 gene encoding RING finger protein 151, with product MEKVTAIAFQSGGYDVELFVDTPDYDLICTICRGVLRCPVRVACNHVFCKKCILQWLKRQETCPCCRKPVNQSFIFVMYKLSKSISRLRIKCKNETHGCAATFPLSEEYCHSTSCLYELVPCPHQGCGAQVLRRNLEAHAQRCEHWRQLCHMGCGTMLSHQTQAQHNCYRQLRQEYEAQRQTHRAIAAALQKKMRKMQSTMTHMKRQIGLICESLEVMDNQEEAENAGESSSSSSSSSSS from the exons ATGGAGAAAGTGACTG CTATTGCCTTTCAGAGTGGAGGTTACGACGTGGAGCTGTTTGTGGACACTCCAGACTACGACCTCATCTGCACCATATGCCGAGGTGTTCTCAGGTGCCCCGTCCGAGTTGCATGCAACCATGTCTTctgcaaaaaatgcattttacaatggCTGAAGAG aCAAGAAACTTGCCCCTGCTGCAGAAAGCCTGTCAATCAGAGCTTCATATTTGTGATGTACAAGCTGAGTAAATCCATCAGTCGTTTACGGATCAAA tGCAAAAATGAGACCCACGGCTGTGCAGCTACCTTCCCCCTTTCCGAAGAGTACTGCCACAGCACCTCCTGCCTGTACGAGCTGGTGCCCTGCCCTCACCAGGGCTGCGGGGCCCAGGTGCTGCGGCGCAACCTGGAGGCGCACGCCCAGCGCTGCGAGCACTGGAGGCAGCTCTGCCACATGGGCTGCGGCACCATGCTGTCCCACCAGACCCAGGCCCAGCACAACTGCTACCGCCAGCTGCGGCAGGAGTACGAGGCCCAGCGGCAGACGCACCGCGCCATCGCCGCCGCCCTCCAGAAGAAGATGAGGAAGATGCAGAGCACCATGACCCACATGAAGCGGCAGATCGGCCTGATCTGCGAAAGCCTGGAGGTCATGGACAACCAGGAGGAGGCGGAGAACGCAGGGGagagcagcagtagcagcagcagcagcagcagctcctaA